Part of the Schistocerca cancellata isolate TAMUIC-IGC-003103 chromosome 9, iqSchCanc2.1, whole genome shotgun sequence genome is shown below.
CATCAGAAGGAAAAATCGGTACAGTCGGTAGTGTGGTAGAGGTGGTAGAGAAGATAGTTAATCCGAGTGCGCCAATAAACGTTTCCGACTAAATCTGCGACACAGTGCGTTGCGTAATTTTCGCACGTCGACACGGAAGATCATATGCACAGTCGACAGCAACATTTCACGGCTTCAGGTAAATATTTCTGACAGTTGGTCTGTTACAGGAGCGAACCAGGCTCCGCGCGCTGGGGGGTGTCGAAGTGTGAGAGCACCATCCGCCACTAAGCTGGTTGTTAATGTGCACTCGGAGCCAATATGTTACTAACTTCAGTATACGTGTAAACTTGGGTAATAGATCCGTTTATATGAGTGACTTCTCGTGACCCATTTATCTAACTGCGCGTTCCTTTGTAAGTGTAGTGAATTTACAGGGATTTTACGAATGTTAACGCTCGTAGAGTGGATTTTCTgttgatatttttgttatttttaaaactttatggACTGATTATGTGTTTTAGTGATATATGCGTAAAACATGAAGATTCTACACAATGAGCTCTCTGTGTCAATCCAGGGGCGCCCCCATGTTTTCCTCACAGTAATGGCAAAATATTTTCCCCTCGCATGTGGTTTACAAATTTTGAGGACGTGGACATCTGCTCACCATTTTGTCCTATTGGTTACGACATTGCCCTTTTAGTACGTTCTCGATGTTGTAAACAAGCCAActgtacagttacagtacaattacgttttacattttgacatctttttgttttcccatctacatctacctgtACAGGGCTACTCTGAAAATCGCACTTAATTTCCTGGCAGAGGGTCTATCGAGAAAGCTTCACAAcatttctctgccattccactgtcGGACAGCACGCGGAAAAGAACATCTTTCTATTCGAGCTTAGTTTTCCcctcttttattatgatgatcgtttctgcctatgtaggtgggcgtgaaaaaatattttcgcagCGGAGGAGAAAGCtgacgattgaaatttcgtgtgaacatcccgccgcaacgataaacgtcTTTGTTTTACTGGTGTCCATCTTAAATCgtctatcatgtccgtgacactatctcccctttttctcgataatacgaaacgtgctccTCTTTTGTGatctttctcaatgtactccgttaatcgtatctggtaaggatcatacACCAAGCATAAATATTCCAAAACAAGACGGAAAAggatctgttgtatcttctaaatgttctgccaatgaaatagTCTTTTGTTCATCTTCCTCGTACACATAGTGTTTtaaattttagttgttcgtaatttatgttattttcttttGGCACCATTGTAAAAACCTATTATCTGTGTCTTCCTACCGTTAAAATATTGCGCTTTTGAACCACTGCCACAAGTTTCATCAACCGTTTGCAAATTGACTTTTGTGGAAACTAGTCGTGTTCTTGCCCACACGCAACCTATAGGGTCGTGCATAACATAAACCGTACAGTTTTTTCACTATCTGAATCATCTTGGTTTTTATGAGAAGTATAACTGGCTCTTTTTGTGTTCTATGAGAAGTATATCTAGCATTTTTGAGGGCACTTTCAAAACGTTCCCGCAATGTCTTTTCATCTGACTGCTTGGGTGTACCTGGAGGATAATATACCCAGGACCACGCAATGTTTTGTAATCGGGGTTACAGTCTAGTGAGTGATATCAGAATGACCTGCAGCAGTGCGCAGTGAAAACCGCCATAAATAGCTCCTGGAATTCTCTACAGTTTCGGCTATTGTGTGACATGAGTTGAGTTTTGTGCAGACTTTTTAAGTTTTACAAGTTCTCCACATTCAAGTGCTCTATAACATTTTAAATATTCTTGAAGATAATGGTTAATTCTTCAATTAGAGAGATGTAtggtaaatgaaattaaatatatttgtaaaactaGTTACATAAAGTGTTGGTGGTTAGAGCAACACGTTATCGGTCGTGTACTATCTTGCACCTTGAAACGAAAAAAGGTCTTCTACCATAGTGATATTTGCAAACGAATTGAGTTTCTTTAACGTCCCAacaattttccctgtcttgaaaactgaaatttatgttagtttccaatagcttgtATTTCAACATGATAATAACTTGTAACTGATTTTCGAATACAgtaaaaggtctctgttggatttctttcatgttaatttcttaaatctttgtcatttacggcatacattccacgtctaaatttactgtggtgtttctgactctatcttgtAGGAGACgtagcagtggaacgtgttacttttacacgaaaacaagaacgatctgtcacactagtacactttaaaatacagtttatatgtaattcatgtcacacagtctcatatggaacctacatccgctttcttttatatagtgcatatgataagatactgtcatcccccttcccttctgtgtgaaaggatgaatgagcaaatgtatttctagttgcatgcttcatggtagcagacaagcctgtctgctagagaacagtaggaccaatttcggaacaggtagctacgctttttaaaagcaaagagatttctattcttggtatggtcctgtctgttcaaatggttcaaatggctctgagcactatgggactcaatatcttaggtcataagtcccctagaacttagaactacttaaacctaactaaactacggacatcacacacatccatgcccgaggcaggattcgaacctgcgaccgtagcagtcccgcggttccggactgcagcgccagaaccgctagaccaccgcggccggccggtcctgtctgtcccttgtcatgttggtataggaagctgcctctctggtcacttccgattgtatctgtgaggcaccctcacTAGGGGCCCACTCtggtctgtccgcggcgagcgtctctgctaagtccgtaggatggttcaaatggctctgatcactatgggacttgacttctaaggtcatcagtcccctagaacgtagaactacttaaacctaactaacctaaggagatcacacacttccacgcctgaggcaggattcgaacctgtggccatagcggtcgcgcggttctagactgtagcgcctagaaccgctcggccaccccggccggcaagtccgtaggacaatggttttcttaagttcagcctaacagaaaatttaatcacctttgttttaggtttagatctaaaatatattATCTTAAATTGCTACGCaaagtaattcgagtgtgaagttcagaatatcttccagtagttgctttatcactactttgtgagcaaagtggaaccacgtgttgatgatccgtaactctaactaagatcatcaatcttgtgcgactgctacggtcgcaggttcgaatcctgcctcgggcatggatgtgtgtgatgtccgtaggttagttaggtttaagtagttctaagttctaggggactgatgaccacagctgttaagtcccatagtgctcagagctatttgaatcatcaatcttaaatacgaatgtgcgtgagattataacgtctcgtctcgataatatttttcaatatagcaactttactttatgttcaacccacgtggggtgtactttgtgagaccagtaccacgtgcttatatgattgtttgacccatcaggttaatagtatgacggtAGTAACCAGTTcgcggtttttcttttgtaaatggcgtttcgatgtaatttattttaattatcaaaattattgtggagttacactttttTTGTAAATCAAGTTGACatcgtgaagcatgtggtgtaatcatcaatttagctctcagctattcttttcgagaagatttcacagacaattagtatgaatttagtataccagtgtgtggtaatttcatgacagacaggattgcgctaggAATGTAACTTATTTGGGTGAAagttgaattggttggttgtggttaaatgcctcttgcatatgtttcaacattctttgtgtgttattttatgaatgcaatgttgtatgtagtctcccagtcttggctccatatttgatgtgttccgtaagattacaaactcacattttcacaatcctaaataaggctccagtttagttatgaatcatgtttaaaatgctgaaattttaacagaacaatgatcaatgttaaaataaatgtccaaatataaactgatttatttctttttatgtgaATTCTCACCGGTTGtggtaagatgactattaaaagattataattaatattcgtctggttggaaatttggtaaactagactggatacctggtgaaatagttgctcagtaatgcaaggataacttccccagatagctcacagcttttaaaccgcttttattatcttgaatatcagcaccgctctcagaacaacttaatgcatcaactttacaacAGTGTTGAAAAAACATTCTCCATTACAAcacttaaatttgaatagaatatttgtttccAGTACATGATCATTTCATACCTAGGAACAGATATTTACATTTGGAAAACCTTACTGTTCTGGAGTGCAGCAGACCTAAAATGAATGGtatcatttcaaaatgaaataagacGAGCCTGAAAAGTTTTCCACTGTACAATACTCCCTCATACTTTAAACTGCAATATATCATCAAAAACATAATTTGAATATGTTTTTCCCTCTTAAAGACAAGTCATGTAATGTACAAAACAATATGCAATAACCACCTGATTAGTTTGTACTAATTTCGCAAAACTCTGATTGATGAGTTCTTTTTCACTCTTAGTTTTGTTTCCTGTAGTATCAACAAAATTACTTGACTTTTCACCTGCATCTTCGTCATTTTAAATTCATATACCTTTGTGCAGATTTGTGAAACTTTTTTAAATTGATGAGTGACAGCTAGTGAATGTGCCATTATGACTGCCGTGTATTATACGTGgtcagaaaagaaacaaaacaacttaaaaatgcAACTTTAACTACTTTCCAATAAAACGAACACTGATGTAATGACAGACCGTCGATTCGAGATGTTTTGTGTATGACATCTAAATCATTCTTGATATTAGAATTTTGTCATTTTGCCATGGATTCAATAAAATCCAGTACTTTTAAGCCAGGCATCGTCATTCCCCTTTTTTCCAACGTAATTTCTGGCACCGGAAATACTGTCCAGGAAGCTACTATCCCTTATTATCATAGGGCATGAAGTCAGCAGAGGTATTGGCTATGTCTGTATTTTCTCCTCTGTACAATTACTGGGGTTTTTATTGGAGATTTTTGAATTCAATTCACCTATTTCTTGTAATATTTCATCGCACAATGTATATGTATCTATTCCATCACTTTAAGTTTCGGTTTTCATCTGATTTTAAGGTACAAAATGCTTACGAATGTCAGTAACTTTCTTTCACTCTATGGGCAACGCTTTTACGACTCGCAGTGCACAATATTCCAAGTAAACAATATTCGTGCATCTCTGCTCACTTACAGCTCACTGTTGACGTTAAACACAAACAtgtaaagaatgaagtaaagtctTGCAAATGTCATCAGCCCTGAAAAATTAAGAAAGTACTGTACCAATATGACGAAgaatactgtggtgtgcgtactgtaagaccttcggtacacacaccatcagattatttgaattgttgctctagcgaagtaggcgagtgtcagcaatatctctcatggtcttatcgtggtgtgtttatcttctgctgttaggtcagacgatagaaatgacacTTGCATGCTTGGAGTAGCaaattgatggtgaccaactttaaacagaacatgattaattttcactcacatttattaaaataataacaagcgtaaAAAAACTTAACTTGATtcaggatgctatttacaactgacaatctgaagttcctttggtcttgttacattaatcttattctcacatatctctgatacttgacaaagtgtctagtcatcttcatggctatgtacaggaatatggtaatcttattaggcgcagactgaaacttgactatagactaatgaaaattaatgcagactaatgcagacagacTAATTGGAGGtctatacactcgttataatacctcgcacgctcaggtatcactgcacgactgtgatccgcgaggagaaaaggttctacgttagcagcaatctcattggctgcgttacatattaatacgcggatcggcggaagcagaatttggtccgtctctaagacagcgccatctcgtagtgtggagacggacgagcgctgtgcctgcgctgttgtgcttagcgaggtGCGCTCTAGTGTGAAAGTTGTGTTTgccctgactacgcggaactatgtacacaacaaatactAAACTGACTTTATGTTCCTGTAGACAAAATATTCGCGACATAAGGAAAGAAAGGCTACATGTGAAAAAGACGTGGCATTACTACTAAGCTGTAACAAAATGAAGTAAAGTTGGCTATCAACTGTGTGACGGATTCCAAAGTGTGCACGGTCACATACAGAAAAATATCCGTGATGAGAGATCCATATCGGAAATATTGCCTTCCGAGAGAACAAAAAAGTCGTCGTTCTAGTTCCTTTGTCACTAGCTGCGCTTATCTGCATAAACCTCAAACGGCTGTTGGAGTAACAAAACAGTTGCACGGAAAAACACATTCGGCTAAAGATTTCTCCTTCGAAATTCAACAACAATCAGGTGCTAATTTAAAGTATCGTATCATTTTATATTTGTTATCATTTCCTGAATGGGTGTTCATGTGTTCTGCATGGGCGCTGACCATTACTTATAGGTAGAATTAGTAGAACGTAGTACCTGAAATTACTGCGAATCTATGCGGTCTAACAGTGGGTAGTACTCACTGAGTGGCTGTTGTACTAcaacattaatttcattaattgcgACCACACTCAGCTGTGCTCCACACCACCAGTTCCAGCCAAATGGTGCTCATAATCTGAAGACGGCAATTTAAAAGTGCCGAAAACGGTCATTTTATTAACTCACACTGCGATCCTGACTTTTTTTCTAAGTGATCAACCATAACATATCGATATTACTTCCCAACCATGTTGGttaaaattattcaggtaatgggGTTTCTTGAAGGAAAACATAATGACTTCAAATTAAATACCGTTTTTGTAATTTCGTTTACAACGTCCTGTAAAGTTTTTCCACCGCTCTAGTTTATTTTATAactttacatattttatgtatccTTTTTACGCCGTTTTATCGATATTTTCGTGTCATTTTCTGATTATATGCCATGCGTTTTAGGTCATAAAACCCGGGTACTGTGGATGGAGGACCTCTTTCGTAtttgtaaactaaatgaattttcaCTAGGGACAGATAGATGTCCACtgtccacccctccctcccccctcttacAGGCGCCCCTGCCCAATTTCCAATAAACgtgtggcggggggtggggggaggggagacgagGGGGGCGCTAAGGTGGTGCTCGCACCCCGGAGACACATAAGCTAGAGCCGTCTCAGAATCCTCAGATCAAAAGGCTCTACGTTGCCGTTTATTCATTGGTACCTGTCTATATGCGGCGGCAGCTACTTATAGTACCTACGTGATTTACTATTTCGTAATTCAGTCGCGATTAATGCTTGTAAGGGGAATGAGCTTAAGTAAAAGTTAACAGCCAACTCAAGAAACAGAGGTACAGAAGTGTTGTTTATTGTCAAGAGATACTGCgagaaataaaacctgaaaatcaTAAAATGAAAATTTAGACAATTTACTTGTTCTGATCTTGTCACGGTTTCTTCAGATTGATTGTCACTGGTTGAAACGTTGCAAGAACCACATTTTAAACATGGAAAGAAATGATGCTGTCAAGGAGGTATAGAGCTTAACATGTCAGCCATAATATTTTTCTTTGCTTCCGTAACGAATTTTCCATCAGAGGAAGCTGTTTGAAATTGACACCGAGCGAAATTCACTGACAGACGCTAATGCCTGCTTACAGAAGCACGCCCTTGCCTTACATGAAGCTCCTGGAACTAAACCTTGTCATTCAGGTTGTATTTATAAAATGTGAATCTTCCATGCGCTTTGTCGTGCATGGTATGACGTTTCTTCTGCCAGCTGCATTCATTtccagcaatatttttttttctttcccctgaCACACTGTTGAAGGTGTTAATTACAAAACCTAAACGTTGTATGTCATAAACCACAAACTTATTCGTAGCACACCTGATGGCTATGGGCATTTGGACGTACACCACTTGACTGCCAAGGCGCTCAGTAGTTTCAATTCCTATGAACTAACTACTGAGCTATTACCCACAACCCTTGGGTTATACAAAGATCCGCCTCTCTGGTTATGATGAGTGAAACGAAGCTaatttttcagtttgtgacttacaCCATGCGGCAGTCAATCCGCATGTATGGGGTATAGGTCACTACATGGAAGAAAATAATATTATGTCTTGTCCCAAAAGTGTTTATTTTCCAGATAGTGAGACATGTTTAGGCTGAATGGGAAAACAGGAGAAAATCACCGACTATTCACTCGTCCATTGGTTGAAGCTGGTCCGCATCCAAGCATATATCgcttatttttgcaaaaataaaaaaattaaaaaacgtgCTCAAaatgtctcttggctgaagaaACTAATTACATAGATATATTCAGTCACAAAAGACTTCGTTTAACACAGTGTATCCAGTGTTTTCTGCAAAAGAGGAGGTTTAATTGCCTCTCTACATAATAAGATGAGCCTTTGCCGGACTTGAAGAATGATCTCACCTACTGTACAACATCAACGCAAACGATCAACCAATCGGTCCTTAAAGAAGAACATTTATTAATTCAGATGACACAGTAACTGCAGCTCAAGATAAAAGCTTTGAGGAAGTGGAGGTGAAGTTGACAGCAGGTATTGAAGGTCTCAGCAGATATTATGTTGATAACCACCTAAAGACACATCCCGAGAAACAGAGATCTGTACCTTTCATATGAGAAACTGGGAAACCAGTAGAAAGTTAAATATTACCTGgagagagtgctgagtaagggaagtgagACCtgtacgctaagttacgctgcaatatactgcgggagtaataacaagaagctgccacgAAGGGTAAAAAGTCTTCCTGCGGGAAATAAATAGTGGAGCtcaggcagcaacggacagaagcaattaggaagcagttcggatctgagtaCAGATGTGGTCCATGtccaaatgttcaatcttcgtagtcgacgattccggaagtctgttccagctgaCAGGAGTCATCCGTTCACCACCAGATGTCAACCTCAGCTCTGGGGGTCGACCCGAGTTAGGTCGGCaccgtggctgactaactacagcgagaacttccagcaggaccggccgcagcgcggtctcggtcacaggcgccgccggggactgacgcccggacttcgcGGCatcccggccccacggcgcgtggtccgtccataacgggacctcgcggacatcgcgactgacggcctcccagccgccggtgcagcaggcgtcggcagctgacctcacggcgacgcggctgccgagcggcgacgagttcacctcaaccacagggcatcctgacttcagcggagcaGTGGTGGTGCGCGTTgcacgcattgtcggagaatctacacagcagcagccaggcggagggatccgcagggctgggcagcgacgacgagggagaaattgtaaagaaagttcaacaaATAATTGCAAAACTCCACGCCATCTCAGTATTCgctgcagccactgtgtctgctgctaacaagtggtgcagaagccgtaacaagaggtgcagaagtcgtaacaagtggccatctgtcGTAACATTATGTTTGTTATCTTGCCAGATATGGTTATTACATTTTGGGAAATGCTATTTTGACTGTCTGGATGACTTTAAGATGGGTTTTGGATCCGAAACTAGTGACCAAGAAAATAAGAGTGAAATTTTCAACTTTGTTTTTTCCTTTGTCctgtgtaaggggtccgtaggcccttactgtaggtttgcactcggcacaggtggacagggcaaactatcgattagtgtgtcgtgttgcgagactgAGTGGAGAGTTTTACAGTTTTGTtgccgtgtggcgggccgagctgtgcggaagccagcaattgttgtaatgcaaggtttaccgacaaagggagtggctaTCGCCGCGtttagaataatacgggaaagtgataaagtataattacgagagtgatcagtaatatttctgtgccgttattttgatttcgcggctaccgcgccggcattattttggatttgcagtgttggattgcagtgttggattgcagtgattgtatcagcgtgtgacgaatatTGAATAACGAAGaaacctgtgctgagattagccgttattaaaagtgtatgacgaaggtagtggctgtctcctttttcttgtgtttttgatacgaatataggtcttgattactgaagctgtgttggcgttcttcttgtcaccagacatttcattattacatcatttgagaaggacaaaatggaatgtaacaactccatagcagtccattccgattgccagccccattaggtacacggtcacattaattaataatttatttggcCTGCTATTCAGATCCCGATCaagcgggatacataaaatacggacgtgttacaccTGAC
Proteins encoded:
- the LOC126100592 gene encoding uncharacterized protein LOC126100592 translates to MRATRTTTAPLKSGCPVVEVNSSPLGSRVAVRSAADACCTGGWEAVSRDVREVPLWTDHAPWGRDAAKSGRQSPAAPVTETALRPVLLEVLAVVSQPRCRPNSGRPPELRLTSGGERMTPVSWNRLPESSTTKIEHLDMDHICTQIRTAS